A single window of Nyctibius grandis isolate bNycGra1 chromosome Z, bNycGra1.pri, whole genome shotgun sequence DNA harbors:
- the RIGI gene encoding antiviral innate immune response receptor RIG-I has product MTAAEKRSLQCYRRYIERSLNPVHILSNMTDWLSDEVKERVRKEEEKGVTAAAALFLDAVLQLEAEGWLRAFLDALVAAGYTGLAEAIENWDFSKLEKLELHRQLLKRIEATMLEVDPVALMPYINTCLIERECDEILQISEYRSKAAGITKLIECLCRSDKENWPKSLQLALDNAGYYNASELWDMREDNGKDIDGEMTDGPENSFETTMTFSEEAECDNLSENLSSASEGIYQSSPVYEPKKARSYQTELAQPAVNGKNTLICAPTGSGKTFVALLICEHHFQNMPAERKAKVVFLATKVPVYEQQKTVFKQHFERSGYSVQGISGETVANVSVEKVIQDSDIIVLTPQILVNSMEEGILSALSIFTLMIFDECHNTTGNHPYNVLMTRYLEQKFDSSADQLPQIVGLTASVGVGNAKSINETIEHICTLCSYLDIQAISTVRENKEDLQRFGSKPETHVRWVKMRVHNHFADIISGLMSETEALMRKIYSVDTISQINKNDFGTQRYEHWIIATQKKCRLLQLADKEKESSICRDLFICTEHLRKFNDALIISEDARIEDALAYLTEFFTNVKNGPYTELEKQLTAKFQEKEPELTALSKDESNENPKLEELACILDEAYRYNPQTRTLLFAKTRALVAALKKWIEANPVLSHIKSDMLMGRGRRDQKTSMTLPMQKGVLDAFKTDKASRLLIATSVADEGIDISECNLVVLYEYFGNVTKMIQVRGRGRARDSKCILVTSKTEVVENEKHNRYKEETMNEAIEKLQNWDETTFARKIHDLQMKEKVLRDSRKKEIRCKVVEGRKNLLCGKCKAYACSTDDIRVIKESHHTVLGDAFKERYITKPHHKPVQLDCFEKKSKMHCQNTNCQHDWGIIVKYKTFDNLPVIKIKSFVVENVETGTQMDFQKWKNINFSLKNFDVEETSS; this is encoded by the exons GTTACACTGGACTGGCAGAAGCAATTGAAAACTGGGACTTCAGCAAACTGGAAAAACTGGAGTTGCACCGGCAGCTGTTGAAGCGAATAGAAGCAACAATGCTAGAAGTTGATCCAGTAGCGCTCATGCCCTACATAAACACGTGCCTGATAGAGAGGGAGTGCGATGAGATCCTGCAG ATTAGTGAATACAGAAGCAAAGCAGCCGGGATAACTAAACTCATTGAATGTCTCTGTCGATCGGATAAGGAAAACTGGCCAAAAAGCCTTCAGCTGGCACTAGATAATGCAGGATATTACAACGCAAGTGAACTGTGGGATATGAGAGAAG ATAATGGCAAAGATATTGATGGTGAAATGACAGATGGCCCTGAGAACAGCTTTGAAACCACGATGACGTTTTCTGAAGAAGCAGAATGTGATAATCTCAGTGAAAATCTCAGTTCAGCTTCAG AAGGGATCTATCAGTCTTCACCTGTTTATGAACCAAAGAAGGCTCGGAGCTACCAGACTGAACTTGCACAGCCTGCTGTCAATGGGAAAAACACATTGATATGTGCCCCCACAG GATCTGGAAAAACTTTTGTGGCACTTCTGATTTGTGAACACCACTTCCAAAACATGCCTGCAGAACGAAAGGCGAAAGTTGTCTTTCTTGCAACTAAAGTGCCAGTGTACGAACAACAGAAAACTGTATTCAAGCAGCATTTTGAAAGAAGTGG ATATTCTGTTCAAGGAATTAGTGGTGAAACAGTTGCAAATGTCTCTGTAGAAAAGGTTATACAGGACAGTGACATCATTGTGCTGACGCCCCAGATTCTTGTGAATAGCATGGAGGAAGGGATCCTCAGCGCCCTCTCCATCTTCACTCTGATGATATTTGATGAGTGCCACAACACTACGGGCAACCACCCCTACAATGTGTTAATGACCAGATACCTGGAACAAAAATTTGACTCTTCTGCAGACCAGCTGCCTCAG ATTGTAGGTTTAACTGCTTCTGTTGGAGTTGGTAATGCCAAGAGCATCAACGAAACGATAGAGCACATCTGTACCCTCTGCTCCTACCTTGACATACAGGCCATATCCACTGTCAGAGAGAACAAAGAGGATCTGCAGAGATTCGGAAGCAAGCCAGAAACAC ATGTCAGATGGGTTAAAATGCGAGTTCACAATCACTTTGCAGACATTATCTCAGGTCTGATGTCTGAGACAGAGGCGTTGATGAGGAAGATTTACTCAGTGG ATACTATCTCTCAAATCAACAAGAATGATTTTGGAACACAGAGATATGAACACTGGATAATTGCcactcagaagaaatgcagacTGTTGCAACTGGCAGATAAGGAGAAGGAGAGCAGCATTTGTAGAGACCTTTTCATTTGCACTGAACACCTGCGG AAATTCAACGATGCTCTCATCATCAGTGAAGATGCCCGCATCGAAGATGCTTTAGCCTACCTAACTGAATTTTTCACAAATGTCAAGAATGGACCATATACAGAGTTGGAGAAGCAACTGACAGCCAAATTTCAAG agaaaGAACCAGAACTGACTGCACTTTCAAAAGATGAATCAAATGAGAATCCCAAGCTGGAAGAGCTTGCTTGCATCCTGGATGAAGCATACCGCTATAACCCACAGACTCGCACTCTTCTCTTTGCCAAGACAAGAGCCTTAGTAGCT GCCTTGAAGAAGTGGATAGAAGCAAACCCTGTACTTAGCCACATAAAGTCAGACATGTTGATGGGTCGTGGAAGAAGAGATCAAAAAACAA GTATGACCCTCCCAATGCAGAAAGGTGTACTGGATGCATTCAAAACCGACAAAGCCAGCAGACTGCTAATTGCTACATCTGTTGCTGATGAAGGCATTGATATTTCTGAGTGCAACCTTGTTGTGCTCTATGAATACTTCGGTAATGTCACCAAAATGATCCAAGTCCGAG GTCGTGGAAGGGCAAGAGACAGCAAGTGCATCCTTGTGacaagcaaaacagaagtgGTCGAGAATGAGAAACACAACCGTTATAAGGAAGAAACGATGAATGAAGCTATCGAAAAACTACAGAATTGGGATGAAACAACATTTGCAAGAAAG ataCATGACCtgcaaatgaaggaaaaagtattACGAGATtccaggaagaaagaaataagatgTAAGGTagtggaagggagaaaaaatctTCTATGTGGAAAATGCAAAGCATACGCCTGCAGTACAGATGACATCAGAGTTATAAAG gaatCTCATCACACTGTCCTAGGAGATGCGTTCAAGGAGCGTTACATAACAAAGCCTCACCACAAACCAGTCCAGTTGGattgttttgagaaaaaaagcaagatgcATTGCCAAAATACTAATTGCCAGCATGACTGGGGAATCATAGTGAAGTACAAGACATTTGATAATCTACCAGTGATCAAAATCAAAAGCTTTGTAGTAGAGAACGTTGAAACTGGGACACAAATGgattttcagaaatggaaaaatattaatttttctttgaagaattttGATGTTGAAGAAACATCCAGCTGA